The nucleotide sequence GCCAGGTTATGCATTTGCACGGCGGTTTCATTACTGCGCATTCTACTTCTGATAAAACTACCTTTACATTAACCTTTTGAAAGGATGTGTTATTTTCATGGAAGTAAGACAACTGATTAAAAAAACGCCCAGAAGATGAATGAAATGTAAATATGATGAAAGTCCTACAGATGGAATTATGTTTGACAAATTTAGGTTTCCATTGCTACTGGCTTTTTACATCGAATTTGAATGATTTTCCAGTTGGCATCACCTTCAAGCCGGTAAACTTCAGTGCAGTTCCATTTATGTACGGATGTGCCAACAAAAGAATTGAGATTGTAGGTGAGAACAGCCATATCCTTTACAGATTGTACAAGAGGATTGAGCATTTCGTATTTATCGACATGTATTTTGCTACGAATACTTTCGTACAAGTTGGTTACTTTTTCGAGGCCATCAAGACGCTACTCAATAAACGGATCGAAATACACGATATCGTTTGCATAAATGCTCTGAGAGTATCGCCATATACTCGGAGAAATTCATCCCGCTTTTCTCATCCATTGCCCCCTCATCAATTGTTCGGACACTCATTTCGCCACTTTTAAGCGGCGAAATAACGGTGAGCGCCGATTTGTTTGTAGAATAGGGAGTTGCTCTGTATAATAAATACAATCATCCACCAGTCTATCATCATATCGATAAAACCTTTTATATCGTCGGCAAATCTTATCAGGTTGTATAGTTTTATTGTTCAACAGAAATAAATGATTGATATTTGCAATTGAAATAACATGTTGCTAATACCTTAGTTAAGTCAAATAGGGAGTGAATGTATGAAACGTAAAGCAATTATCTATCTCCATCTTTTCACATGGCTTTTTGCGGCTTTTATCAATATAAACAACTTCAATCAACTGGCAAAGCCGGAAATGTTGTTGTCTTATGTAATCAGTTTGCTGTTTCTGTCCATAGGGTTTTACCTGTTCTATTTTTTTATTGTACCGGCATTTCTTCTGAAAAAGAAATTTACCGATTTTTTTATCCTGGCGGCATTGGCTGTACTTATCCTTCCTTTTTTCGGATATACGGCTTTGCTGCTTAACAAAGCCATATTTAATAGATCGTTCGAAAATTTCTACGACATCTATTCATTAAAGATGCATCTCAGTGGAACTGTCGCCATGATTTTTTCGGCTTCGTTCGGATCTTTTTTCAGGGTTATCATCAATTGGTTTGATGCTTTAAACCATAAAGAAATGCTGGAAAAACAAAATCTGGAAAGTGAACTGGCCCTGCTCAAAAGCAAGGTCAATCCTCACTTTCTGTTCAATACCATCAATAATATCGATGTGCTGATTTATCAGGATCCTGACAAAGCCTCCAATGCGCTCCTTAAATTGTCCGAGATTATGCGCTATATGTCTTATGAAACGGTATCGGAATATATTGATCTTTCTAAGGAGATCGGCTATATAGAAAATCTGGTCGAACTTTACCGGCTAAGGATAAAGGATCCGCAACTGATAAAGCTTGATATGCAGGGTGACACTTCAAACCTGAAAATAGCACCTGCTATCTTTATTCCATTTATCGAAAATGCCTTTAAATATTCCACCTTTCAGGGGCCAAATTCCGGTTTCACCATTCGTTTTAAGACAATAGGGAATTGGGTACATTTCGTCATCACCAACTATTTCGAAGAAAAAACGGTCGTGCAAAAATCCCAACAAGGAGGTACTGGTATCATGAATGTAAAGCGACGCCTTGCTATCATCTACCCAGACAGGCATTTGCTGAAAATCACTGAATCACAAGGCCAATTTATGGTTGAACTCAATATCGATACCCATGCCAATTAAATGTATTGCCATTGACGACGAACCCCTTGCTCTTGCCAAAGTAAGGATGTTTGTGGAAAAAACCCCAGGTTTGCAATTGTTGCAAACGTTTGACAATGCGTTGGATGCTATGTTTTTCATTAAACAAAATGTCGTGGATTTAATATTCCTCGACATTCAGATGGAACAGCTTACCGGCATCCAGTTCCTCGAAGCCATTAACCTTGAAGCTCAGGTTATCATTACTTCTGCTTACGAAGAATTTGCGTTGAAAGGATTCGATCTTAATGTGACTGACTACCTGCTTAAGCCCTATTCGTTCGAACGTTTTGTTCAGGCTGTTGATAAAGTGCTGGGAAAATCCCGCTCAAAAGTGGCCGAACCTGTATCGACTTCTCAGGAGTGTATCTTTATCAAAACAGAGTATCGGCTGGAACGGGTTGATCTGAGTGATATTATCTATATTGAAGGGATGAAAGATTACCTGCAGATCGTAACAGATTCGCGTAAAATCATGACTTTGCAAAGCTTTAAAAATATGGAAGAAATGCTTCCATCGTCGAGATTTCAACGCATACACAAGTCTTTTCTGATAGCCATCAATAAAATTGAAAGTATTGAGCATAACCGGGTGAAAATTAACAACCGGCTACTTCCCATAAGCCAGACCTATAGAAGCTCATTTCTCAAAACCATTGAGAATAAATTACCGCCAAAGTATAATCCGGAATAATTTGTAGAAAAGCCTGATTTATTATAACTGATAACTCCTAAAGATTACCCGGGAACACTTGGGCGGGTATTTCATT is from Parabacteroides sp. FAFU027 and encodes:
- a CDS encoding sensor histidine kinase; this encodes MKRKAIIYLHLFTWLFAAFININNFNQLAKPEMLLSYVISLLFLSIGFYLFYFFIVPAFLLKKKFTDFFILAALAVLILPFFGYTALLLNKAIFNRSFENFYDIYSLKMHLSGTVAMIFSASFGSFFRVIINWFDALNHKEMLEKQNLESELALLKSKVNPHFLFNTINNIDVLIYQDPDKASNALLKLSEIMRYMSYETVSEYIDLSKEIGYIENLVELYRLRIKDPQLIKLDMQGDTSNLKIAPAIFIPFIENAFKYSTFQGPNSGFTIRFKTIGNWVHFVITNYFEEKTVVQKSQQGGTGIMNVKRRLAIIYPDRHLLKITESQGQFMVELNIDTHAN
- a CDS encoding LytR/AlgR family response regulator transcription factor codes for the protein MPIKCIAIDDEPLALAKVRMFVEKTPGLQLLQTFDNALDAMFFIKQNVVDLIFLDIQMEQLTGIQFLEAINLEAQVIITSAYEEFALKGFDLNVTDYLLKPYSFERFVQAVDKVLGKSRSKVAEPVSTSQECIFIKTEYRLERVDLSDIIYIEGMKDYLQIVTDSRKIMTLQSFKNMEEMLPSSRFQRIHKSFLIAINKIESIEHNRVKINNRLLPISQTYRSSFLKTIENKLPPKYNPE